AATTGGCCCACATTGACCTGACTGGTTGTAGGTTTGGCCCCATTTTTCATGGCTTCTAAAAGCTCAGGACTGGTCAATTGACCTTGGCCTACTGTCTGGTAAACCGTCCCATCTAACTCAATGGTCAATCCAAGAATGGTCACCTGGTGTTCCTTGGCCCAGTTCTGATCTAAATCTGCGGTCGAATCGGTTAAAATAGCAAATGTCATTACTTGTCTCCCATCATTTCTTGTAATTGTCGCAATACTTCGTGATCGAGCGGTCGCATGGGTGGTTTTTGATCGTTCACCACTCGCTGCGCATGATTGAGATTCCCTTTGACAACTGCGACCCGTTTTTCTAACTCTCTGGCAGATACCCGAAGGGCCCCTTGAGCAAAGACGGTCCATTGCTCATTTAAGTCACTGGTCGCTACCGATACTTGGTGGAGGGGCGTGTTAAGCTCTGCCGCCAAGCGCTCGATATAGTCATCTGCCGTCTCATCCTCGCCGGTAAAGACCACCTGAACATTGAACTCCTCATAGGTCTGTCGCACTCCTGGCATATACTGGGCATCAAAGACACAGATGACTTCGATCCCTTCAAAGCTAGCATAGTGGCTCAGCTTTTGCAGAAGGATGTTGCGGGCTGCATCGAGCTCACTTTTTTGAAAGAGCTGGCGGGTCTCCTGCCAAAAGGCAATCATATTATAGCCGTCAACCAATAAGATTTTTCGTTTCATATCATTGCCTTTCTACTATTATAGTATAGTTATAGTCGGTTGCGAAAGACCTCATACATGAGAATGGCTGCTGCCACACTGGCATTGAGGCTTTGAACATGGCCATTCATGGGAATGGTGATCATCTCATCAACTTGTTTTTTGATATTGGCTGAGATCCCTTTTCCTTCATTACCAATGATCAAGGCTAACTTGCCAGCCGTATTCCACTGATGCGATGGCGTGCCGTTCATGTCGGTCCCAAAGATCCAGAAGCCTTCTTCTTTTAGCTTGTCTAAGGTTTGGCTAAGATTGGTCACACGCGCAATGGGAATGTGTTCCACTGCTCCGGTAGAAGTTTTAGAAACCACTGGGGTTACCCCAACCGCCCGGTGCTTAGGAATGATGACTCCTGAGACATTGGTCGCATCAGCTGTCCGTAAGATAGATCCAAGATTGTGCGGATCTGTTAAGCCATCGAGAATCAATAAAAGAGGGTTCTCTTCTTTGGCTGTCTGTTTCAGAATCGCTGCCAAGTCTGTGTAAGCAAAGGCTGCCACACGGAGAACAAAGCCTTGGTGAACAGCTCCTTCCGTCATTTCCTGCAGGGTTTTCTTTGGCGTCCAAGAAATCGACACTTTTTTCTCAGCTGCTAAGGCCTTGATCTTGTCGACATTTTTTCCTCGAAGGTCTTCTTGAATATATAATTTATTGCCTGTATTGGCTTGTAAAGCCTCGGTGACTGCGTGGACACCGTATACGATATCGTTTTTTTCCATAGAACTAGTATACCATAAGAAAGGAGGATGAGGCCAATTCATGATATAATGAAATGAAATCTATCTCAGCGAAACCAACAAAATAGAAAGGAAGCCATGCCTCTTTTTCAACGAACCATCAAGCTCACCTTGGCCACCTGTTTAGCAGCTGCCCTTGCTTATGCTCTGGGCTTGACCTATGCCATCTCAGCTGGCATCATTGCCATCTTGAGTATCTCTGATACGCGTCGCAGTACCATCAAGCAGGCCTACCAGCGCTTTATGTCGACCTTGTTGGCCCTTGCTATCGGAAGTCTCGCCTTTTCCTTTTTAGGGTTCAACCTCTGGGCATTGGGAGCCTTTATCGCTCTCTATGTTCCTGGTGCCTTTCTATTGGGCTGGCAAATCGGCATCACGCCAAGTACGGTGCTGGTCACCCATCTCTTAATTGAGCAGTCTACTTCCTGGGGACTCTTGCTCAATGAACTTGCTCTCTTTTTAATTGGGACCAGCTTTGCCTTGCTGGCCAATCTCTATATGCCCTCTAACCAGGGAGCAATCGATCACTACCACGATGTTGTCGAAGACCAACTGAAAAAGATCCTTGGTCGTTTTGCGGAATTACTTGGTAAAGGGGATGGTCGCAATGATGCTCGCTTGATCAAGGAATTGGACGGTATCCTAAAGGACGCTTTGAAGCTAGTTTATCTGGACCATTCCAACCACCTCTTTCACCAAACCAACTACCATATTCACTACTTTGAAATGCGCAAGCGGCAAAATGATATCCTGCGGGATATGGCAGAAAACGTCAACCGTTGTCTGTTAGCTGCGAGTGAAAGCATAATCCTTGCTCAACTTTTTAAGAAGACGGCCCAACAGTTAAGTCAGGAAAATCCTGCCCAAGATCTTCTAGATGATATTAGTCAGTATTTGGCGATCTTTCGCGAACGCCCTCTTCCCAAGACCCGTGAAGAATTTGAAACACGCGCCACCTTGCTCCAGTTGTTAAGAGACTTAGAAAATTTCATCCAGATCAAGGTTGATTTTTACCAACAATTTCATCAGGAGACAGAATAGATGAATACAAAAAATATAACGACAATCAAATACAGCTCTTTATCAACTGTATTGAGTTGATGAAAAATGACAAGCTGGAGAGGACAAAAATGCTTCTCTCCTCTTTTGTTGTTCAAAGCGATGAGGCTATTCGTAACTTTGAATGGTTGCATTGATAAGAAAGTTTCCGTGCATTCATATTCTTATCCTAAAATTTTAAAAACAAATAATTGAAAATTACATTTCTTTATGGTAGAATAAGAGGGTATTCGATAATACGTAGTGATATATTTTTACAATAATATAAATAAGATATTTTTCATAAAAATATACACAACGGTAACGTAATATAGAAAACAATTTTTGAAAATTGTTTTGCAGATTTTTATCTGAAAGATCCTTCAAAACTACAATATAAAATAGGAGTACTACGCATGGCAAATATGCCTACTAAACACAAATCGTTTCGTGTAGGATTGAATTTTTTAGGAGTAGCTACAATTCTGTGCACTAGTTTTTTAGCTTCATCTGGTACAGTAAATGCTGATTCTAGCGTAAGTAATGAATCAACAAACAAACCTCTACCAATCACTCCTCCCAACATCGATCCTAACAGTTATAGCTTGACATGGTTCGATGAATTCAATGGTACAACACTTGACCAATCAAAATGGGCCTATGCCTATTCAAGTTTTGACACTGCTGCAAGAACTCAAATGCACAATACTGATAATCCGGAAAACGTTTCAGTGTCCGATGGAGTTCTGCATCTAACAGCGCTTTACTCACCAACACGACAAAGGTGGAACTCAGCTACTAAACAAATGGAAACTATTCCAAGAACAAATACCAGAAAAGACAAAGACGGGAAAGTAGAAGTATACCCTGCACCGTTTACATCTGGAGCCATTAATACTTTTAATGACAAAGGTAAGGTAAAAGCATCTTTTAAAGGTGATTTCTATGCTGAAGCTCGTATCAAATTACCAATGAGTGAATCATCATGGTCCTCTTTCTGGTTAACTGGTACGAATCGCAAGGAATGGCCTGGTAATGGTGAAATCGACGTCTTTGAATCAAAAGGATATGATCCAAGCGTTCTACAAGCCAATACCCATACACCTAAATCAGAGGGAGCTAGAAATAGCAAACAA
The DNA window shown above is from Streptococcus sp. S1 and carries:
- a CDS encoding aromatic acid exporter family protein, translating into MPLFQRTIKLTLATCLAAALAYALGLTYAISAGIIAILSISDTRRSTIKQAYQRFMSTLLALAIGSLAFSFLGFNLWALGAFIALYVPGAFLLGWQIGITPSTVLVTHLLIEQSTSWGLLLNELALFLIGTSFALLANLYMPSNQGAIDHYHDVVEDQLKKILGRFAELLGKGDGRNDARLIKELDGILKDALKLVYLDHSNHLFHQTNYHIHYFEMRKRQNDILRDMAENVNRCLLAASESIILAQLFKKTAQQLSQENPAQDLLDDISQYLAIFRERPLPKTREEFETRATLLQLLRDLENFIQIKVDFYQQFHQETE
- a CDS encoding NYN domain-containing protein gives rise to the protein MKRKILLVDGYNMIAFWQETRQLFQKSELDAARNILLQKLSHYASFEGIEVICVFDAQYMPGVRQTYEEFNVQVVFTGEDETADDYIERLAAELNTPLHQVSVATSDLNEQWTVFAQGALRVSARELEKRVAVVKGNLNHAQRVVNDQKPPMRPLDHEVLRQLQEMMGDK
- the rlmB gene encoding 23S rRNA (guanosine(2251)-2'-O)-methyltransferase RlmB produces the protein MEKNDIVYGVHAVTEALQANTGNKLYIQEDLRGKNVDKIKALAAEKKVSISWTPKKTLQEMTEGAVHQGFVLRVAAFAYTDLAAILKQTAKEENPLLLILDGLTDPHNLGSILRTADATNVSGVIIPKHRAVGVTPVVSKTSTGAVEHIPIARVTNLSQTLDKLKEEGFWIFGTDMNGTPSHQWNTAGKLALIIGNEGKGISANIKKQVDEMITIPMNGHVQSLNASVAAAILMYEVFRNRL